A window from Sphingobacterium hotanense encodes these proteins:
- a CDS encoding efflux RND transporter permease subunit codes for MSLSTISIKRPVLAIVMNLVLILFGIIGYTFLGVREYPSIDPAQISVRTSYAGANADIIESQITEPLEKSINSIDGIRNISSSSNQGSSNITIEFNLGKNLEEAANDVRDKVSQAQRNLPQDIDAAPVVSKADADSEPIITMTMQSATRNVLELSDYAENVIAQRLQTIPGVSSVQIWGQRKYAMRLWIDPNKLASYGLTVLDVRAALNTQNVELPSGKLTGANTELAIKTIGNLASEEEFNNIIIRADNNRVVKLGDVGNAALEAENFETKMSDSGYPMVSLAIIPQPGTNYLEIAEQFYKEYDKLQNELPEGFELNIAIDNTLFVKKAVLEVVETLLIAIVLVVLIIYIFFRNWSIAFRPLIDIPVSLIATFFIMYLCGFSINVLTLLAIVLATGLVVDDGIVVTENIFKKVEEGMSPIQAAIKGSNEIFFAVISISITLAAVFLPVIFLEGFVGRLFREFGVVIGAAVLISAFVSLTLTPMLNAYLMKGGEQKKSKFYMRTEKYFEMMNTEYAGALKGFLNHRWLSFATIIGCFALIYLFYQLLPKETAPYDDRSYISLRVTAPEGVSYDYMDRFMTDLTMLINDSVPEKKVSLVITSPGFGSASSNSGFVRLGLVQPDERERSQAEIADDLSRLTRGYSEGRVAVSQQPTISVNRRGGLPIQYIIQAPNFQKLEEKIPEFMEELSKENTFSMTDVNLKFNKPEVYVSIDREKAQTLGVSVLDVAQTLQMSLAGQRFGYFMMNGKQYQVMGQFDRADRATPMDLAAIFVKNNRGELIQLDNIVELEERSSPPQLYHNNRYMSATVSAGLAPGRSMGDGIDAMERVKEKVLDETFTTDLGGESRDFVESGSNTMFAFGLAVLLIFLILAAQFESFIDPIIILITVPMAVAGAMFSLWLFGQSWNIFSQIGTIMLIGLVTKNGILIVEFANQLREQGYKKYEAVVVASESRLRPILMTSLAIALGALPIALSLGAASTSRMGMGVVIVGGTMFSLVLTLFVIPAFYLMLSRDKKPHPEFENIEE; via the coding sequence TAATATCTCTTCCTCTTCCAATCAAGGTTCTAGTAATATCACCATAGAATTCAATTTAGGGAAGAACCTAGAGGAAGCTGCCAATGATGTTCGTGATAAAGTATCTCAAGCGCAGCGAAATCTACCTCAGGATATTGATGCTGCACCGGTCGTGTCCAAAGCTGATGCCGACTCTGAGCCGATCATCACCATGACCATGCAAAGTGCAACACGGAATGTACTTGAACTATCAGATTATGCTGAGAATGTTATAGCCCAACGTCTGCAAACTATACCGGGCGTAAGTTCTGTCCAGATATGGGGACAGCGTAAATATGCGATGCGTCTATGGATAGACCCGAATAAGCTTGCTTCTTACGGATTGACCGTATTGGATGTTCGTGCAGCATTGAATACACAGAATGTCGAGTTGCCATCCGGTAAACTTACAGGAGCTAATACCGAGCTTGCCATTAAAACTATTGGTAACCTTGCTTCCGAAGAGGAGTTTAATAATATCATCATCCGCGCAGACAATAACCGTGTGGTTAAATTAGGCGATGTGGGGAATGCTGCTTTAGAAGCTGAGAATTTCGAAACAAAGATGTCGGATTCCGGATACCCGATGGTGAGTTTAGCCATTATACCACAGCCAGGAACCAACTATCTAGAGATTGCCGAACAATTCTATAAAGAATACGATAAACTGCAGAACGAATTGCCGGAAGGCTTCGAACTCAATATTGCTATCGATAATACGCTCTTCGTGAAGAAAGCCGTTTTGGAAGTAGTAGAAACGCTCTTGATCGCTATTGTATTAGTAGTATTGATTATCTACATCTTCTTCCGTAATTGGTCGATTGCCTTCAGGCCTTTGATTGATATTCCCGTATCCCTAATAGCTACATTCTTTATCATGTATTTATGTGGGTTCTCCATCAACGTATTGACTTTGTTGGCCATTGTACTCGCAACGGGTCTGGTGGTGGACGACGGTATTGTCGTAACGGAGAACATCTTCAAAAAGGTAGAAGAAGGGATGTCGCCAATACAGGCAGCGATCAAAGGATCCAATGAGATCTTCTTTGCCGTTATTTCGATCTCCATCACCCTAGCGGCCGTATTCCTACCTGTTATCTTCTTAGAAGGCTTCGTAGGGCGGTTGTTTCGAGAGTTTGGGGTCGTCATCGGGGCGGCCGTCCTCATATCGGCTTTCGTATCATTGACCTTGACCCCGATGCTGAATGCTTACCTGATGAAAGGCGGTGAGCAAAAGAAATCTAAATTCTATATGCGGACAGAGAAGTACTTCGAAATGATGAATACCGAATATGCCGGCGCGTTAAAAGGCTTTCTAAACCATAGATGGCTAAGTTTTGCCACTATTATCGGCTGTTTCGCATTGATCTACTTGTTTTACCAACTCTTACCGAAAGAAACCGCTCCTTATGATGATAGAAGTTATATCAGTTTAAGAGTCACAGCACCAGAGGGTGTCTCGTATGACTATATGGATCGTTTCATGACCGATCTGACCATGTTGATCAATGATTCGGTACCTGAGAAGAAGGTAAGCTTGGTGATTACTTCTCCAGGCTTCGGATCTGCTTCTTCCAACTCAGGATTTGTGAGGTTGGGATTAGTGCAGCCGGACGAACGCGAGCGAAGCCAAGCGGAGATCGCTGACGACCTATCCCGATTAACACGGGGCTATTCAGAAGGACGTGTCGCTGTTTCGCAGCAACCGACCATCTCAGTCAACCGACGTGGAGGTTTGCCAATACAGTACATCATCCAAGCACCTAACTTCCAAAAACTGGAAGAGAAGATTCCGGAATTTATGGAAGAATTGTCGAAAGAGAATACTTTCTCGATGACCGATGTGAACTTGAAATTCAATAAGCCGGAGGTATATGTATCGATTGATCGTGAAAAAGCACAGACACTTGGTGTGTCGGTCTTGGACGTTGCACAAACCTTACAGATGTCTTTAGCTGGACAGCGCTTTGGCTACTTCATGATGAATGGTAAGCAATATCAGGTGATGGGACAGTTTGACCGTGCTGATCGTGCTACACCAATGGATTTGGCTGCTATTTTCGTTAAGAACAATCGCGGCGAGCTGATACAGTTGGATAATATCGTTGAGCTAGAAGAGCGCAGCAGTCCGCCACAACTTTACCATAACAACCGTTATATGTCGGCGACGGTGTCTGCTGGTCTCGCTCCGGGACGAAGCATGGGTGACGGTATTGATGCGATGGAACGGGTTAAAGAAAAAGTATTGGACGAAACCTTTACCACCGACTTAGGCGGTGAATCGCGAGATTTTGTAGAGAGTGGATCGAATACGATGTTCGCATTCGGGTTAGCAGTGTTACTGATCTTTCTAATCCTAGCAGCGCAGTTCGAGAGCTTCATCGATCCAATTATCATCTTGATCACCGTGCCGATGGCGGTGGCAGGAGCGATGTTTTCTTTATGGCTATTCGGACAGTCCTGGAACATCTTTAGTCAGATCGGAACCATTATGTTGATCGGGCTTGTGACGAAGAACGGTATCCTGATTGTTGAATTTGCCAATCAATTACGAGAACAAGGCTATAAAAAATACGAAGCGGTCGTGGTCGCTTCGGAATCACGCTTAAGACCTATCCTAATGACCTCTTTAGCAATTGCGTTAGGCGCATTGCCGATTGCGCTGTCTTTAGGCGCCGCATCGACCAGTCGTATGGGTATGGGGGTCGTAATTGTTGGCGGAACGATGTTCTCCCTAGTGTTAACTTTGTTCGTTATCCCGGCATTCTACCTGATGCTATCCAGAGATAAGAAGCCACATCCAGAATTTGAAAATATTGAAGAATAA